The proteins below come from a single Zea mays cultivar B73 chromosome 8, Zm-B73-REFERENCE-NAM-5.0, whole genome shotgun sequence genomic window:
- the LOC100284436 gene encoding PLASMODESMATA CALLOSE-BINDING PROTEIN 4 isoform 2 precursor (isoform 2 precursor is encoded by transcript variant 2) gives MAAPLFLLLLLLAMFTGSADAAFCVCKTGVPDQAMQAAIDYACAKGADCASASKGAPCYGNGNKVAVCSYICNSYYQSRSATGATCDFNGVATLTGTDPSSGTCKFASGPSSAGTGGGMGAGAGTGGGMGAGTGAGTGVGTGAGTGMGTGTGTSTGTGAGAGVATPGSALSPPFGGTGAYGPSGAGSTDYNDAVAPRAAGLHVVAALALAVAVAAPLHR, from the exons ATGGCGGCTCCCCTGTtcctcctcctcctgctgctggctaTGTTCACAGGCTCAG CAGACGCGGCGTTCTGCGTGTGCAAGACGGGCGTGCCCGACCAGGCGATGCAGGCGGCGATCGACTACGCCTGCGCCAAGGGGGCCGACTGCGCCTCCGCCTCCAAGGGCGCGCCCTGCTACGGCAACGGCAACAAGGTGGCCGTCTGCTCCTACATCTGCAACAGCTACTACCAGAGCCGCAGCGCCACGGGCGCCACCTGCGACTTCAACGGCGTCGCCACGCTCACCGGCACCGACCCCAGCTCCGGCACctgcaagttcgcctccggccccaG CAGCGCAGGCACCGGCGGTGGCATGGGCGCTGGCGCGGGTACCGGCGGTGGCATGGGCGCTGGCACCGGCGCCGGGACAGGCGTTGGCACCGGAGCAGGCACGGGCATGGGCACCGGGACGGGGACCAGCACCGGCACCGGCGCCGGCGCAGGGGTCGCGACCCCCGGGAGCGCCCTGAGCCCACCGTTCGGCGGCACTGGCGCGTACGGCCCGTCAGGGGCAGGCAGCACGGACTACAACGACGCCGTCGCCCCGCGCGCCGCCGGGCTGCACGTGGTGGCTGCCCTCGctctcgccgtcgccgtcgccgcacCTCTCCACCGCTAG
- the LOC100284436 gene encoding PLASMODESMATA CALLOSE-BINDING PROTEIN 4 isoform 1 precursor (isoform 1 precursor is encoded by transcript variant 1), with the protein MAAPLFLLLLLLAMFTGSDAAFCVCKTGVPDQAMQAAIDYACAKGADCASASKGAPCYGNGNKVAVCSYICNSYYQSRSATGATCDFNGVATLTGTDPSSGTCKFASGPSSAGTGGGMGAGAGTGGGMGAGTGAGTGVGTGAGTGMGTGTGTSTGTGAGAGVATPGSALSPPFGGTGAYGPSGAGSTDYNDAVAPRAAGLHVVAALALAVAVAAPLHR; encoded by the exons ATGGCGGCTCCCCTGTtcctcctcctcctgctgctggctaTGTTCACAGGCTCAG ACGCGGCGTTCTGCGTGTGCAAGACGGGCGTGCCCGACCAGGCGATGCAGGCGGCGATCGACTACGCCTGCGCCAAGGGGGCCGACTGCGCCTCCGCCTCCAAGGGCGCGCCCTGCTACGGCAACGGCAACAAGGTGGCCGTCTGCTCCTACATCTGCAACAGCTACTACCAGAGCCGCAGCGCCACGGGCGCCACCTGCGACTTCAACGGCGTCGCCACGCTCACCGGCACCGACCCCAGCTCCGGCACctgcaagttcgcctccggccccaG CAGCGCAGGCACCGGCGGTGGCATGGGCGCTGGCGCGGGTACCGGCGGTGGCATGGGCGCTGGCACCGGCGCCGGGACAGGCGTTGGCACCGGAGCAGGCACGGGCATGGGCACCGGGACGGGGACCAGCACCGGCACCGGCGCCGGCGCAGGGGTCGCGACCCCCGGGAGCGCCCTGAGCCCACCGTTCGGCGGCACTGGCGCGTACGGCCCGTCAGGGGCAGGCAGCACGGACTACAACGACGCCGTCGCCCCGCGCGCCGCCGGGCTGCACGTGGTGGCTGCCCTCGctctcgccgtcgccgtcgccgcacCTCTCCACCGCTAG
- the LOC103639058 gene encoding uncharacterized protein: MFPVAYGFFESETEDNWHWFLLQLRKAIGDLPNLALCSDACKGLTNAMKDVFPEAEKRECFRHLMNNYVKQYAGSEYMYPAARAYKAEVYDMYIANVRSNPDIAAWLDRFHSLLWYRSAFNPTIKCDYVTNNIAEVFNNWIKDYKDLPVCDLADKIRIMIMQLFYKRRQIGRRLEGKILPSIIAQLNARTRGLGHLEVIKGDDYVAEVRENGDCFSRYVVKAHLRECSCKEWQHTGKPCHNALCLITAQQYRNVMMEEFVDDYYSVDM, translated from the coding sequence ATGTTCCCTGTTGCATATGGATTCTTTGAGTCCGAAACAGAGGACAACTGGCATTGGTTCCTTCTACAGTTACGCAAGGCCATTGGGGATTTACCTAACCTAGCATTGTGTTCTGATGCTTGCAAAGGGCTAACAAATGCAATGAAGGATGTTTTTCCAGAAGCTGAGAAAAGAGAGTGTTTCCGGCACCTAATGAACAATTATGTCAAGCAATACGCTGGATCAGAATACATGTACCCTGCTGCCAGGGCGTACAAGGCAGAAGTATATGACATGTACATTGCAAATGTCAGAAGCAATCCTGATATTGCTGCTTGGTTAGATAGGTTCCATTCCTTGTTGTGGTATCGAAGTGCATTCAACCCTACTATCAAATGCGACTATgtaacaaataacattgctgaggtgTTCAATAACTGGATAAAGGACTACAAGGACCTCCCTGTTTGTGACCTGGCTGACAAAATTAGGATAATGATCATGCAACTATTCTACAAGAGGAGGCAGATAGGAAGGAGGTTGGAGGGAAAGATTTTACCTTCTATCATAGCACAACTCAATGCAAGAACTAGAGGACTTGGACACTTGGAGGTCATAAAAGGCGATGACTATGTTGCAGAGGTGAGAGAGAATGGTGATTGTTTTTCTAGATATGTGGTGAAGGCTCATCTTAGAGAATGTTCATGTAAGGAATGGCAACACACAGGGAAGCCCTGCCACAATGCATTATGTCTAATTACCGCACAACAATATAGAAATGTAATGATGGAGGAGTTTGTCGACGATTACTACTCAGTTGACATGTAG